The genomic DNA ATGTTTACACTTCCATAAGCCTTATATTTCTggataaaaaaagagatattggTGTGTtaatagaaattttaatttaaaatcagcTGCTACGTTTGAAGCATCAACAGTACTGAAGAAATCAATCTAGTGTCCACAAACTTCTAGAATTCCAAGGTGGATTTGATCTGTCATTTACCATTAAAATGGCAAGCATCTGTAAATCATAAGGCTGTCCCCAGTGGGCTCTACATAAACCTGTACCGTGCATAGTTAGCTGACCATGCAAAGTACTATATAGCCTTTCCAGGACAGAGAattcaggatggaaaaaaaatattggagaaaGCTCCAGGATATATTTGTGAAATTTCTATCTATATATTGAATTGTCTAAGGTTGATGTTCATTGCCTGAGGAAGAAGCAACATAAGCAATAGGACCGGAGAGAGCTATAAATGTTACCGTAACATCTACATTACTGCTTTCTccaactgctgctgctggcaaggtCCAGTCCGCTGTGCACATGGACATAAGCAGGCATTACAACCTATAATCATGTACTAGTTCTGCCACTTGACACACAAGTTATCTACTGTCGTACCCTGAATTACATGACCCTTGATTAAGGAATGGTGGTGTTCAGTCCCAGGGGTTTGCAGGTTATCAGAATGCTTATACAAGCAATACCGCTTTCGAACATCTGTCGGAACATAGTCTTGATGGCATCTGCAATAAAAACAAGTTGAGATTGTTCCCATCTGTAAGCGCAACTGTTGAGCCACACTCAGCTGAAGTCCTCGTCAGGATTCTGTTGATCCAGCAGGCGGACATGCGTGAATGGAAAGTGACCACGTCTGCCGTTACACTCTCCTTCCCACTGACCACTCACGTTAATCTTTGTGACCTTTACCAGCTCACCGACCTGAAGGATGAGAAATAAGAAAGTGTTataattcaaagaaaacacacaaactgGGCTGCTACCCCTCCCCTTTGGTGTCGATCACCCAAGTGTACCAAGATACACTTCTATAAAAAGTAGTTTTAGTCTTGACCATTTTTGATAACATCAGCCTACCACTCAATGTCATTCACTCCTGAAGGAAGTATAGAGAGAAAGAAGGATACCTAGATTAGGTGAGAACTACCTAAACTGAAGAGCCTGCAATCCAACACCAATCTTTCAGAGCACTCGTGGGACTTGACATCAGCTGTTATCACAATAAATGCATCTCCCTGAATTGACAGAGGCTTGTACTCTGCTTATACTGCATCAACCTCATTAAGGGAGGGAAGGCTTGCAGGTGCACAAAGTGTGCACTAATCTGCAAGTTAAACAGCTTCCTAATTTTGAAATTCCACTAAGTGTTTTTTCAGGTGGTATTGAAAAAAAGTTCTGGATAAGTGGggtctatatatatacacagccACAGATTGTAAGACATTGGGAGAATATATAGGGCCATAAGAAGCAGCACCATAAGGCTGCTCTGTCCTTACTCTGAGGATCCACAACCAGCCACTACCAGAGGCGAGGCCAGATGATCTTGACCACCATGGATTTCTCACATAAACTCACTCCATGGGTTTAGTAAAGACAATTGATGCCCTCTCCTTCTGATATCTGAATTGTTTGgctagcaaaataaaataatggttaCTATGGACCAATGAAACAATAGGGTCTAGTTTAAAAGTATCCAGTTCTAATCTACTACACTAAATAAAAGCATGGTAATATATCTCATATTCTAATCTCCAACCTAATGTTCACATAACCAATTCTAAAGGTATTGTCTCCTTTTGACAAAGGTGGAAAACTGCACTGCAGTCCCTTTCCCAAGGCTGTGCAGTCATGTAGTTTGAGTTGGGACAGCAAATCTAGCTCTAATCTGCTGAATCTTGAAGGGTACTTTAATTATGTAGCACTTATACAACCTAAGAAAGCATAATTTACATTGTAAATACAGTCACTGAAGAGTTAATAAGTGCAACATTGAAAAGCTGTCTACCCGTTTCTAGCTCGCAGTATAAAATTTTATCAATAATCCTATTTGCAAGTAAAAGACAATGGTTTTCAGAATTCTTCCTGGGTCACAGATGGAGAATGCTTTTGGGACAGAtatactcttttttctttccctaatatTGTAAATAAACTCTCAAGGCACTGCCACAAGCCTTACTGCATTTCATCCAGAAATTTACTGAATATACAGTTACTAGTTTACACAGATGCTCATCACCGTGCTCCAAATTAATCCAAAATGGAATCTCATTATTGTCACTTTCCAGGCAGTGAATGAAGAACACGGAAAACAATTTAAGATGTTACCAATCTCCATTAACTTTACAGGTTTTAATCGCTTGCAATCTTTCGCCAGAACAGCTTTTAACAGTTCATAAATTCAAACCACTACACAGACATTTAATTAAGCTTCCCATACCTCTGATGATTACTTATCTGGTAATGAGAGGCACGCTTGGGACTCTTGCTGtagagctttattttttccttttgtagtcATTAGTATAGACATTTTAATGAatcatattttgaagaaaatcctCTTACGTATTTGCTACAGGCAAAAAGGAGCCCTTCCTCGAGCACTGAATGCTAGTTTCAGCTCTTTAGGAATTTAATCATGCAACGTGTGTAATTTTGCTACTGCTAATAATCACTTGGGGGTTGTATGAATAAAAATACTCTGTTGACCAAAACAATACATCAGCTGTAATTTAACACAGATAAGAATAAATGTGACAATCCTAGAAGTAGAAAATCTTATTTCCTAATCACGACCATTAGAAGAACACTATCCTAGATAACTTTAAATTGCTTCAGACCTGGATATAAGCTATGTATCGGCCTTCAACAGCGAAGTATATAACCCGCAacccaggaggaaagaaaaagcacaagttGTGCTTAGCTTGCtatctgtaagatttttttcttagactGCTGGCCTCTCTGCTCCCAAAGAACATCACACACTACTTTATGTTCATATAGAGTTTATCTCAGATACTTTACGACAAACTCACCTGCAAAAGGTGGGTTCACCAGTGCAATGATAGTGAGATAGAATATGGGATGCTTGTGACACTGCCCCACTCCCAGAACCATCCTGTagctgtttggttggttttcagGGGTGTTCCAGGGTCATTGCAGCAAAGGGACACCCATTTATAAATTCTCCTTACTACGAGGAGCTACACccaaaatttgcatttcagtaaTTGTTAGAAGAGGAAAGACCTCTGAActtaaatattcctttttcaCCATTATGGTAATTTCATTTAGCAACCGCTCTCTCTGATAGAATCCttcattcacatttctttcaCATATATCTTTAGATCTGTCAAAGCAGGACTGACTTGAAGTAAGCATGGGTCATTTCACAAATGCCAGCTTAATAAAATGGCTCAATTAGCTCCTTCATAACTTACAGATCTTTCTAGATCTGCTTTGAAACTCTGCATATTTATCTTTAGTTCAAACACTCTCCTGAAAACAATACACAGAACCTTAAAAAAATTACCCATGTACAAGTGCtggaattttaaaacatttagacTAGAAGTGTACTCTCTGAATCCTTTTAATGTTGATTTACGGTATCATTAGCGTTATTGTGCATCATCCCACCAAGCACAGCACCTCAAGAACAAGACTGTACCCTGCTATAAAGCCAGATTTGTCTCAGTCTTCATCAGAAGTTTTAAAACTAAGTATATCCCATATGCTTCAAAGCAAAACTGAAGATTCATGTGAAGACTTCTGTATGCTGTGGTTTTATTCCAAGTACTCCTCTTTGGTAAGGTCAAAATGGCAGAGTTCTGCTactgttacaaagaaaaaaaataaattgatcgATCTCAGAGTCATTCACCACATAGAtcttgcctttttctcctctcttttctctttaatataGACTGACAACTCCTCAAATAGGTCCAGTTACAAGCAAAGTAAAAGTTATCTTATTCTGATGAATCTTTTTTCTATAATACAACACAGCCTTTATTAGAACATCATTTGCTCTGATCTTCCTTTCTTGAGCTCTTCAAAACCACgtcagttttaaaataatagaaCAGTACAGATATTCTGTTGGCAGTTTGGGCCAAAAATGTTTGATGTTAAGAATCTATTTTCCTAAGAGAGACAGTGGGATCCGCCCCCACCCATGAATATTGCCAGATTTAAGGATAAGagttttaatttggaaagaatCCCACTTTCTGTATTTATAGTTATTAAGAGGTCTGGGCAAAAATGGGCTGATAAGATTTACATAATGCTTTCTACTAAGTTATCTAAGAAAGAGATCTCTAAATAAACAGAGAAGGAACACCATGAAGTGAAAGGGAACGTGAAAAAAGGAGACAACAAGAAACAGTACTTTGATAGACAGGATGAAGAAAAACTTGGAGAAAGCGAAATGCATAATGCTATTTTCTCCTGTACAGATACTGAAAGCAACTCAGTAACATTGCAATTTGAAAAGATAAAAGCTGCAAAGCAGTGAGAAATGCTTACTAGAAGCAGTGATAAATAGctaacattttaaaactaaactttCCCGATATTATATACAGACTAAAGAACCACCATTATTATTGCACATCTTAAATGTGGAGCTGTAGCAAGACAGGTATATATCATCCTAACCAAGAGGTTCCACATGTCAACTAGTAAGTATTTAAATACGTTTACAAGGCCTACAAACACCTTTGTTCTAATATAATGGTAGCAAGACACTATAAATCTTACTTCTATCCTTACACAGATGGGCAGAGCCTACACAAtccccagtcccccctcccaAACACTTCAGCTATCTAGCCTATTATCATGTGTTAGTTAAAAACACTAGTAGTGCAAATTAGCTCAGAACAGAGATGTTCTCCATGAAACTACCCTTTCTAAAGCACAGCGTATCAACAGAACTAACAGATCAGCCATGGCTCTTACAAGCTGTTCTTCAGCCCATAAAAGACTTTGCTTTCACTCAAAGTTGCTTATGACGGCCTAGTTTATCAATATTTTCTCACACTCTCTCTTTCACCCCATGCTACTGAAGTGTGAGTTGGGCAGCGTTGTGGGGTTCtaagtgaaataaaatgtaaagttaAGAGAATACTGGTAGCacactaataaataaaacaaaacccagaaggaaACCCGAAAGGGTTTTGATAAATATGCCACAACATCATCTCCAATGGCTCAAAAGAAATCTAACGTCTGGTAATTGCAACAGTCTACAACAACATTCAATATTTCCAAGCTCTAGGAGGTGGCTGGGTGtacagagtgggaaaaagaagagataGCATTTTAGGTTGTATGAAAGTCTGAAGGTTACAATCTTCACATTTCCCCAAAATCTGACTTGGCATAAATTTCTATATGTGCTTTTCAACCCAAAAATTTGTGTTCTGTATCCTGGCTGTCTTTTGATTCCAAAATATAACAGAATGTATAGTAACTCATGAGTGTATTTACATGGCTTCCCTAGACAAATTTTTACCTACAACAGGGAAACATTTCACATCTCCCAGGTTGTACATCAATTATCGGATCTGTAGAATGTGCTGCATTTGCCAGTTCTGTACGAAAGGCACATACCTATAGTTGCCACATCACTGAAATACCTTTTGTAATATGCATGATTAAACAAAGTATTTGAGAGTGAAGAGGAGATGCTCTGACTCAGCACAGAAACTGTTTTTTCCCAAGTACTTAAAATGTTATATAAACAGGAAGTCAATTAGGTATCAGGAAATTCCAGAGCCTTTAGCTCAAAGAAAGCCTAGATTAAAGGATACAATTTACATATCATCCTAAGGCAAAGGTCTGCCACTGAGAATACCTTCATCTCAATTTCCTCAAATGTAACTTGGGGGATAACTATCTGATGCGTAGAGATAGAGCACTATTCTCCTttataagaggaagaaaaaaaaaaatcaaaaagggCACATAAAAGTACTTGATCCTATCAGGAAGTGAATTAAACTTAGGGAAACTCACTGCTTTATTACAAATCATACTCCATCAATCACTGCTTTACACTAAACCGCCCTAACGAATTGTAATGTATGTTCCTGcttcacaaacaaaaaaccgaAGTACTCTGCTCGAGATCAAGATGTTATAATAAAACCCTATGTGCGATCATCATCTCAGTCTATGTAATTTTAAAGTGACTATCAATGTTTCCACTGATTGCTTTTACACTGCTGACagattgaaaacaaaaacaagaaccAACCAACCCAGCACACCTTTTAAAGACAGGGTGAGGCAAGCAACAGTGAATACAGGTTCAGACACACAACTTACAAactgctccctctccctcccccctaaaataaaagatttcagaaatgaaaacatggaTGGGGAAACATTTATGTTAGTGATGTTTGACAAAAGACATGATATTGGTTCAGTAACCTAAACATGCTATAACAATCAAACTCTAGTCTACAAGTGACTCTAGTCacttattcatttaaaaaaaaaaagcctttatccATAACTTATTAATCGTGATGTAAAACCAGTATTACAAtgcttttccctttcatattCCTACAAAACTATAATGTGATTGAAAGGGAAATCCCTTGAACAGATCTCTTCCTTCTAAGTTTTGCCCATTATGTACCTCCAAAGCCAAGGCTGTCTTGTCGTAGGCATTAGGGACTCGCTTCTGGATAACCCGGGCATAAATAGGGCCATTCTGAAGGTTAGGGAGCGGAGTGTTGATGCTGGGCTGGGCATAGGGCCCTGGCTCCGGCCCACCCAGTGGTTGTGGGTGGGAACTATCCTGGTTACCTCCAATCAGAGTAGATACTGAAGCAGAGGAAGGTCTATACTTCTCGACGTAAGGAACAGGTATCATTCCCCTCTTTCCTTCGCTGTCTTCTGCATTCCACCATTGCTCTTCAGGTTTATCCCGGATTCTCAGTATGTCTCCTTTCTTAAATGGAAGATCTTCTTCATCATTTCCATTAAAGTCAAAGAGAGCTCGCACATACTCAGCTTCCTCCTGCCTGAGGATAACGCCACTATTCTGCCTGGATCGGGAAACTGGTTCTATCAAGGTTGTAGTGTCCAAATAGTGTATTTTGTAGAATTCCAGTAAAGATGGCAAAGAATCAAATTCTTGGTCACCTATTCGAAATCTGGTGGGATTCAACCCTGAAAGAAGAAGGCAATAGGTCAAAGACAGCATACAACAGTTAAAACTGTTAAATAAACATTTGagaatacaaatatatttacagATCAGTAATTTGATACTGAATTTGGTCATCTTTAGATTAACATTCATCGTATTCAGATCTTCTGTGTAATTCTAATCAAAGACAGCACTATCACAATCCTGAGGatagagttttatttttaaagattttgtcaaagaaggaaaaaagaaatagtttggcACTGCCAAACTTCCCAACTTAGgataaaaataacttgtttccTTAAATGTTGTATGGACCCAACAAATGAAAACGTTCAGTACATGTGAGTTTCTCAGGAGCCTATAAAATTTTCAGTAACAGACCattccctttttcctgttttatactCTAAATCTAGAAACCAAATGAAATTTTGGTACAATTTCaaggaagttatttttattttttttacctcccttTTGCAGttcaaagttatttcaaaaggACAACACTGCAATAATGGTTCTTTACCTGTTGTAACGTATCTTGGGTTAAAGGCATGGACACTACAGAAAACTGCTTAGCACAGCAGCAAACAATTCATGTGAATGAGCAAATGaagctattttttgttttgataaaaggTACCATTATAgaaattatgtatattttatgCAATGAAAAGCAACAACACACTTTTTATAATGGGCATAATTTAGTCTTTTAATCTCAAGTCTTACAGTTTCTTTGCCATATTTGTCAGATGGAACCTACGCTATAAATCTGAACCCCAGatacattaaaatacagatgATGTTCATATTCAAGTCATTAGAAGCATCAAAGTGCAGATATCCATTTCAGTTTTCAACCCGTGCACTGcactatttttccattttatgttctTCGGGCTCAGCTGGGGAAAAACATACGCATGATGTTCTATTTCCACCATGCACCATACCCTGGGTAATCAGTTATGGGAAGAATTGTGGAAGGCTGGGGGAGGGTAGTGGAGAGGAAAAGATTTATGCTTTAATGAGTAACTCTTTTAGCAAGAGAGAGATGCTTACTTTGCAAGTCTGTTTCTCTGCAGGGAATATCTAACAGTTCCGAGACTTAGCTCTTGAGTACAAAGCTAGCAGAATTCTTCAAGCTGTCACTGATCCAAAACCCCCTTCAAAGCAGCACTGTCAGCATGGAAAGCTAACATTACAAGAAGTTCTTTCAAGAGAGCAAAAAGGGGTTCTAATAGAGAAAAGGGCAGATTCAATAAGATCAACATAGACAAACACCCGATAAATAAGTTTTGAAGTATCCTGAAGGAACATAAACATCACTGAATCTGGTTACAGGAAATCCAAAGAAGCAGAACTAAGTCATTGGAAAACGCACATTTGCATGCATTAACAGCCCTGAAAGACTTTCAAAAGAAATGAGCACTGagccaaaacacaaaagcaataccctcaaaaaattacaaaaaaaaccccaaaacacaaactgGCTTCACCAAGAGATAAGGAAGCTAATGTAAATGCCAGTAAGAAACATGAAATATAGAAAGAGAACATTCCACACCTTATTCTCCCAAAGCATAATGCTGGAAAGATGCAAAAACTCCCTCAACTTTTGTTGACAAGATGTAACTTACAGCTCTAGACTTAGCAAGAATTCTGGAATTTCATCTCAGTGGCAGTTCTTAGCTCTGTGGTCTCACAAGAGATTAATTCTGTCTGGCCAGGCAGCATCCCTACAGCACTTCAAAACGTCCACTACATGAGCACAGAATATGCTCTGGGAATGCCGCACTTCAGCTGGCATTGGAAGTGGGAAACCAGCCTCTGTAACAAGTGGTAAAGACACCATGTTTCAGACAAACCTGGTGACAGAACACAAGCGTGTATCTGCTACTATTTCAGATGTGGACCTTTAAGGATCAAGGTATATATAGACACTTatgtcaaaagaaaaagtcatagAAACTTTAAGAGGACCAGGGCAGCAAAGATCTTTGAAGTCATACGGAGAAGATTGGAATCTCACGTAAGTTCACTGACATGGAACTTATTTCACATACCAGAAATCTAGAGCCTAAAACACTAAGTTACCTTTGTAAAACCTGCTGAAATCTCTGTCTCCAGCAAAGTAAGTGTCCGCAGAAAAATCATAAACTCAATAGGACATGAGCAGTTCAACAGTAACGTTCATCAGCCTTGTCAGCACCAAAATCATCACTAGGATTAACAAGGGGTTTTGCaatgtcgttttttttttttttttttttttgtcttttgaacaGGTTCACCCTCTTGAATTAATGCGTAACAGCCTGAAATAGCTGCCAAACGCACCTGAATAAAATGCACCAAAGTTGGACTGTAAGAGGAAAGTCCATTGGAACCTTACATATGGGGAAGGAGCAACTGAAATCAGCGTACTGCATCCCTGGAAAATCACATcctaaaagatatttttccacaATTGAAGGAGAGTGAGAGAACACAGACTCTCCAAATACATTCTAGGATCAGAAAGATCAATGCAATCCTTGAAGGA from Chroicocephalus ridibundus chromosome 7, bChrRid1.1, whole genome shotgun sequence includes the following:
- the CRK gene encoding adapter molecule crk isoform X1 — protein: MAGQFDSEDRASWYWGRLSRAEAVSLLQGQRHGTFLVRDSGTIPGDFVLSVSESSRVSHYIVNSLGPAGGRRSGGEGPGAPGLNPTRFRIGDQEFDSLPSLLEFYKIHYLDTTTLIEPVSRSRQNSGVILRQEEAEYVRALFDFNGNDEEDLPFKKGDILRIRDKPEEQWWNAEDSEGKRGMIPVPYVEKYRPSSASVSTLIGGNQDSSHPQPLGGPEPGPYAQPSINTPLPNLQNGPIYARVIQKRVPNAYDKTALALEVGELVKVTKINVSGQWEGECNGRRGHFPFTHVRLLDQQNPDEDFS
- the CRK gene encoding adapter molecule crk isoform X2, whose protein sequence is MAGQFDSEDRASWYWGRLSRAEAVSLLQGQRHGTFLVRDSGTIPGDFVLSVSESSRVSHYIVNSLGPAGGRRSGGEGPGAPGLNPTRFRIGDQEFDSLPSLLEFYKIHYLDTTTLIEPVSRSRQNSGVILRQEEAEYVRALFDFNGNDEEDLPFKKGDILRIRDKPEEQWWNAEDSEGKRGMIPVPYVEKYRPSSASVSTLIGGR